A stretch of Capsicum annuum cultivar UCD-10X-F1 unplaced genomic scaffold, UCD10Xv1.1 ctg6088, whole genome shotgun sequence DNA encodes these proteins:
- the LOC124893521 gene encoding uncharacterized protein LOC124893521, which translates to MNIIQRFLFLGFPHGDLRCLFHFVEKYFSTSIICCFIFLGFPHGDLGFVFNGITFLQIVQKLLIAAVADADVTVRHSIFSSLYADGGFDEFLAQADSLTAIFATLNDE; encoded by the exons ATGAATATTATACAAAGGTTTTTATTTCTGGGTTTTCCACATGGTGATTTAAGGTGTCTTTTCCACTTTGTTGAGAAGTACTTCTCGACATCAATAATATGTTGCTTTATATTTCTGGGTTTTCCACATGGTGATTTAGGATTCGTTTTTAACGGAATTACTTTTCTACAGATTGTGCAAAAACTTCTCATTGCCGCTGTTGCTGATGCTGATGTTACTGTTCGGCATTCAATTTTTTCCTCGCTTTATGCTGATGGAGGATTTGATGAGTTTCTGGCTCAGGCTGATAGTTTGACAGCTATATTTGCCACTTTAAATGACGAG TAA